Proteins from one Syngnathoides biaculeatus isolate LvHL_M chromosome 8, ASM1980259v1, whole genome shotgun sequence genomic window:
- the LOC133504441 gene encoding von Willebrand factor A domain-containing protein 5A-like isoform X2 encodes MRFLLRAAKLDDDTLILSRVAGAPEPITPSGQLRVSDECCVLLGCGKKTGVPTQARGEHANSTRSGVGIRTRVLRTARPTRSTFRRTQLKRWNPGSKYLVARFQREARSFPPLLFRVQSNTLENSTPRAEVPLMGIEAEVEVKDHVATAACTLRYENEEDKAIEAVFVFPLPADAAVCHFSAKMGRTEVVAEVKEKTQAREEYDDALSSGQRAFLLEESEQSPDIFSLSVGSLPPGESASIRLEYVVELAVEADGGLRFCLPAVLNPRYRPPGSEVAGVQVTSVPASLVPYSLSFSARVSSPRRVSKVDSDCSLEPLQYLNEEQTQALVKLSAGHKFDRDVELLIYYEDAHRPTAVVEAGKASAEPGTLMGDAVVMLSLYPEFPPEVTSSLATSGEFVFLLDRSGSMDCPLGGLNQSETRISSARDTLLLLLKSLPLGCYFNIYSFGSSFEHVFPKSREYTETTVEAALKKVEEMQANLGGTEILGPLKHIYGRPRVPGHPRRVFVFTDGEVTNTKEVTSLVKKHSASHRCFSFGIGQGASTALVDGLAKEGGGHAQFVAGADRMQTKVMQSLQFALQPAAEDVSLSWDLPEGTAVALLSPPLANIFHGQRAIVYAQLTGQSPAQPAARVTVKYILAGRPLQSELGFSVQPAEDRGLTVHRLGAQSLIRDLERKETAKDGEVKKKVVEVSIQSGVSSSFTAFVAIDKGGGGGAVRGPLLRRPIPIARMKTKMKKGGKGLFMNALATAKMPIFGCSSVRPTVRNAEKPCEFRRATPGPRAAVGLPPKGVGPLGAEPASGGRAAPDRRAAGAGQAGRGERERLGHRPGAGLAPRVQVGRSSRVEASGREGRVVAAVPECVEYDGVRQCRKHSAGLQRAKRRPGPLRGPQTPTGLPPIGPLFAIPPSFHQVCLLSFSCITQSKYLH; translated from the exons ATGCGGTTCCTCCTCCGAGCTGCCAAGTTGGATGATGACACGCTCATCCTCagcagggtcgcgggagcgccggagccaatCACACCGTCGGGGCAGTTGAGAGTGTCcgatgaatgttgcgtgttgttgggatgcgggaagaaaaccggagtgcccacgcaggcacggggagaacatgcgaactccacacgaagcggggtcgggattcgaacccgcgtcctcagaactgcgaggccaacacgaTCAACATTCCGCCGCAcccaattaaaaagatggaatccAGGAAGTAAATATTTGGTGGCGCGATTCCAACGCGAAGCGCGGAGTttcccccctctgctcttccgGGTCCAGTCGAACACTTTGGAGAATTCGACGCCGCGTGCGGAAG TTCCCCTGATGGGCATCGAAGCGGAGGTGGAGGTGAAGGACCACGTGGCCACCGCGGCCTGCACGCTGCGCTACGAGAACGAGGAGGACAAAGCCATCGAAGCGGTTTTTGTCTTCCCTCTGCCCGCCGACGCCGCCGTCTGCCACTTCAGCGCCAAGATGGGCCGAACCGAAGTTGTCGCCGAGGTGAAGGAGAAAACGCAG GCCCGGGAGGAGTACGACGACGCGCTGAGCTCCGGCCAGCGGGCCTTTCTGCTGGAGGAGAGCGAGCAGAGCCCGGATATCTTCTCTCTGAGCGTGGGCAGCCTCCCCCCGGGCGAGAGCGCCTCCATCAGGCTGGAGTACGTCGTCGAGCTGGCCGTGGAAGCCGACGGCGGCCTGAGATTTTGTCTGCCCGCGGTGCTCAACCCTCGCTACCGACCTCCAG GAAGTGAAGTCGCCGGCGTCCAGGTGACGTCCGTTCCCGCCTCCCTCGTGCCCTACAGTCTGTCCTTCTCCGCCCGGGTGTCGTCCCCCCGTCGGGTCTCCAAAGTGGACTCCGACTGTTCCCTGGAGCCCCTGCAGTACCTCAACGAGGAGCAAACCCAGGCGCTC GTGAAACTCTCTGCAGGACACAAGTTTGACAGGGACGTGGAGCTGCTGATTTACTACGAGGACGCTCACCGGCCGACTGCCGTGGTGGAGGCGGGAAAGGCGTCCGCCGAGCCCG GCACGCTGATGGGGGACGCGGTCGTCATGCTGAGTCTGTACCCCGAGTTCCCCCCGGAAGTCACGTCTTCGCTCGCCACGAGCGGGGAGTTCGTCTTCCTGCTGGACCGGTCCGGAAGTATGGATTGTCCTCTCGGTGGACTTAATCAGAGCGAGACCCGCATCAGCAGCGCCAGG GACACTTTGCTGCTTCTTCTGAAAAGTTTGCCACTGGGCTGCTACTTCAACATTTACAGTTTCGGGTCTTCCTTCGAGCACGTCTTCCC TAAAAGTAGGGAGTACACCGAGACGACGGTGGaagcggctctgaagaaagtCGAGGAAATGCAGGCCAACCTGGGGGGGACGGAGATCCTCGGACCCCTCAAGCACATTTACGGGCGGCCTCGCGTTCCCGGTCATCCGCGGCGA GTCTTTGTTTTCACCGACGGCGAAGTGACAAACACCAAAGAGGTCACGAGCTTGGTGAAGAAGCATTCGGCTTCCCACAG GTGTTTCTCTTTCGGGATCGGACAAGGCGCCAGCACGGCTCTCGTCGACGGTTTGGCGAAGGAGGGAGGAGGCCACGCGCAGTTCGTCGCCGGCGCCGACAGGATGCAAACAAAG GTGATGCAGTCGCTGCAGTTTGCCCTGCAGCCGGCGGCGGAGGACGTCTCGCTCTCGTGGGATTTGCCCGAGGGGACGGCCGTGGCGCTTCTGTCGCCGCCGCTGGCGAATATTTTCCACGGTCAACGCGCCATCGTTTACGCTCAACTCACTGGACAG agtCCGGCGCAGCCCGCCGCCCGCGTGACTGTCAAGTACATCCTGGCGGGCCGACCTTTGCAGAGCGAGCTCGGCTTCAGCGTGCAACCCGCGGAGGACCGAGG attAACAGTCCACAGGCTGGGCGCTCAAAGTCTGATTCGCGATCTGGAGCGCAAGGAGACGGCGAAGGATGGagaagtgaagaaaaaggtGGTGGAAGTCAGCATCCAATCGGGAGTGAGCAGCTCCTTCACCGCCTTCGTTGCCATCGAcaaaggcggcggcgggggcgccGTTCGAGGCCCGCTGTTGCGCAGGCCAATTCCGATCGCCA gaatgaagacaaaaatgaagaaaggaGGGAAAGGTCTGTTTATGAACGCACTTGCAACGGCGAAAATGCCCATCTTCGGGTGTTCGTCCGTTCGGCCCACTGTGCGCAACGCTGAAAAGCCTTGTGAGTT CCGTCGGGCCACCCCCGGACCCCGTGCTGCAGTTGGTCTCCCTCCAAAAGGCGTCGGGCCACTGGGAGCAGAACCCGCCTCTGGCGGCCGCGCTGCACCGGACCGCCGAGCGGCTGGAGCGGGCCAAGCCGGCCGAG GTGAGCGGGAACGTTTGGGCCACCGTCCTGGCGCTGGTCTGGCTCCACGGGTTCAAGTCGGGCGCTCGAGTCGAGTGGAAGCTTCTGGCCGGGAAGGCCGTGTCGTGGCTGCTGTCCCggaatg tgTCGAATATGACGGAGTGCGTCAGTGCCGCAAACACTCTGCTGGGCTGCAACGTGCAAAAAGACGTCCTGGGCCTTTAAGGGGGCCCCAAACGCCGACGGGCCTTCCGCCGATTGGCCCCCTTTTTGCCATTCCTCCATCTTTTCATCAAGTGTGCCTTTTATCGTTTTCCTGTATAACGCagtcaaaatatttacattga
- the LOC133504441 gene encoding von Willebrand factor A domain-containing protein 5A-like isoform X3: MRFLLRAAKLDDDTLILSRVAGAPEPITPSGQLRVSDECCVLLGCGKKTGVPTQARGEHANSTRSGVGIRTRVLRTARPTRSTFRRTQLKRWNPGSKYLVARFQREARSFPPLLFRVQSNTLENSTPRAEVPLMGIEAEVEVKDHVATAACTLRYENEEDKAIEAVFVFPLPADAAVCHFSAKMGRTEVVAEVKEKTQAREEYDDALSSGQRAFLLEESEQSPDIFSLSVGSLPPGESASIRLEYVVELAVEADGGLRFCLPAVLNPRYRPPGSEVAGVQVTSVPASLVPYSLSFSARVSSPRRVSKVDSDCSLEPLQYLNEEQTQALVKLSAGHKFDRDVELLIYYEDAHRPTAVVEAGKASAEPGTLMGDAVVMLSLYPEFPPEVTSSLATSGEFVFLLDRSGSMDCPLGGLNQSETRISSARDTLLLLLKSLPLGCYFNIYSFGSSFEHVFPKSREYTETTVEAALKKVEEMQANLGGTEILGPLKHIYGRPRVPGHPRRVFVFTDGEVTNTKEVTSLVKKHSASHRCFSFGIGQGASTALVDGLAKEGGGHAQFVAGADRMQTKVMQSLQFALQPAAEDVSLSWDLPEGTAVALLSPPLANIFHGQRAIVYAQLTGQSPAQPAARVTVKYILAGRPLQSELGFSVQPAEDRGLTVHRLGAQSLIRDLERKETAKDGEVKKKVVEVSIQSGVSSSFTAFVAIDKGGGGGAVRGPLLRRPIPIASLHCPTGVPVKGMKTKMKKGGKGLFMNALATAKMPIFGCSSVRPTVRNAEKPLPAKEEERGGEAGTRRSSFQSTAVKTAVGPPPDPVLQLVSLQKASGHWEQNPPLAAALHRTAERLERAKPAEVSGNVWATVLALVWLHGFKSGARVEWKLLAGKAVSWLLSRNVSNMTECVSAANTLLGCNVQKDVLGL; encoded by the exons ATGCGGTTCCTCCTCCGAGCTGCCAAGTTGGATGATGACACGCTCATCCTCagcagggtcgcgggagcgccggagccaatCACACCGTCGGGGCAGTTGAGAGTGTCcgatgaatgttgcgtgttgttgggatgcgggaagaaaaccggagtgcccacgcaggcacggggagaacatgcgaactccacacgaagcggggtcgggattcgaacccgcgtcctcagaactgcgaggccaacacgaTCAACATTCCGCCGCAcccaattaaaaagatggaatccAGGAAGTAAATATTTGGTGGCGCGATTCCAACGCGAAGCGCGGAGTttcccccctctgctcttccgGGTCCAGTCGAACACTTTGGAGAATTCGACGCCGCGTGCGGAAG TTCCCCTGATGGGCATCGAAGCGGAGGTGGAGGTGAAGGACCACGTGGCCACCGCGGCCTGCACGCTGCGCTACGAGAACGAGGAGGACAAAGCCATCGAAGCGGTTTTTGTCTTCCCTCTGCCCGCCGACGCCGCCGTCTGCCACTTCAGCGCCAAGATGGGCCGAACCGAAGTTGTCGCCGAGGTGAAGGAGAAAACGCAG GCCCGGGAGGAGTACGACGACGCGCTGAGCTCCGGCCAGCGGGCCTTTCTGCTGGAGGAGAGCGAGCAGAGCCCGGATATCTTCTCTCTGAGCGTGGGCAGCCTCCCCCCGGGCGAGAGCGCCTCCATCAGGCTGGAGTACGTCGTCGAGCTGGCCGTGGAAGCCGACGGCGGCCTGAGATTTTGTCTGCCCGCGGTGCTCAACCCTCGCTACCGACCTCCAG GAAGTGAAGTCGCCGGCGTCCAGGTGACGTCCGTTCCCGCCTCCCTCGTGCCCTACAGTCTGTCCTTCTCCGCCCGGGTGTCGTCCCCCCGTCGGGTCTCCAAAGTGGACTCCGACTGTTCCCTGGAGCCCCTGCAGTACCTCAACGAGGAGCAAACCCAGGCGCTC GTGAAACTCTCTGCAGGACACAAGTTTGACAGGGACGTGGAGCTGCTGATTTACTACGAGGACGCTCACCGGCCGACTGCCGTGGTGGAGGCGGGAAAGGCGTCCGCCGAGCCCG GCACGCTGATGGGGGACGCGGTCGTCATGCTGAGTCTGTACCCCGAGTTCCCCCCGGAAGTCACGTCTTCGCTCGCCACGAGCGGGGAGTTCGTCTTCCTGCTGGACCGGTCCGGAAGTATGGATTGTCCTCTCGGTGGACTTAATCAGAGCGAGACCCGCATCAGCAGCGCCAGG GACACTTTGCTGCTTCTTCTGAAAAGTTTGCCACTGGGCTGCTACTTCAACATTTACAGTTTCGGGTCTTCCTTCGAGCACGTCTTCCC TAAAAGTAGGGAGTACACCGAGACGACGGTGGaagcggctctgaagaaagtCGAGGAAATGCAGGCCAACCTGGGGGGGACGGAGATCCTCGGACCCCTCAAGCACATTTACGGGCGGCCTCGCGTTCCCGGTCATCCGCGGCGA GTCTTTGTTTTCACCGACGGCGAAGTGACAAACACCAAAGAGGTCACGAGCTTGGTGAAGAAGCATTCGGCTTCCCACAG GTGTTTCTCTTTCGGGATCGGACAAGGCGCCAGCACGGCTCTCGTCGACGGTTTGGCGAAGGAGGGAGGAGGCCACGCGCAGTTCGTCGCCGGCGCCGACAGGATGCAAACAAAG GTGATGCAGTCGCTGCAGTTTGCCCTGCAGCCGGCGGCGGAGGACGTCTCGCTCTCGTGGGATTTGCCCGAGGGGACGGCCGTGGCGCTTCTGTCGCCGCCGCTGGCGAATATTTTCCACGGTCAACGCGCCATCGTTTACGCTCAACTCACTGGACAG agtCCGGCGCAGCCCGCCGCCCGCGTGACTGTCAAGTACATCCTGGCGGGCCGACCTTTGCAGAGCGAGCTCGGCTTCAGCGTGCAACCCGCGGAGGACCGAGG attAACAGTCCACAGGCTGGGCGCTCAAAGTCTGATTCGCGATCTGGAGCGCAAGGAGACGGCGAAGGATGGagaagtgaagaaaaaggtGGTGGAAGTCAGCATCCAATCGGGAGTGAGCAGCTCCTTCACCGCCTTCGTTGCCATCGAcaaaggcggcggcgggggcgccGTTCGAGGCCCGCTGTTGCGCAGGCCAATTCCGATCGCCA gtcTTCATTGTCCCACGGGAGTTCCAGTCAAAG gaatgaagacaaaaatgaagaaaggaGGGAAAGGTCTGTTTATGAACGCACTTGCAACGGCGAAAATGCCCATCTTCGGGTGTTCGTCCGTTCGGCCCACTGTGCGCAACGCTGAAAAGCCTT TGCcggccaaagaagaagaacgaGGAGGTGAAGCAGGAACGCGGAGGTCAAGTTTTCAGTCAACCGCTGTTAAAACAG CCGTCGGGCCACCCCCGGACCCCGTGCTGCAGTTGGTCTCCCTCCAAAAGGCGTCGGGCCACTGGGAGCAGAACCCGCCTCTGGCGGCCGCGCTGCACCGGACCGCCGAGCGGCTGGAGCGGGCCAAGCCGGCCGAG GTGAGCGGGAACGTTTGGGCCACCGTCCTGGCGCTGGTCTGGCTCCACGGGTTCAAGTCGGGCGCTCGAGTCGAGTGGAAGCTTCTGGCCGGGAAGGCCGTGTCGTGGCTGCTGTCCCggaatg tgTCGAATATGACGGAGTGCGTCAGTGCCGCAAACACTCTGCTGGGCTGCAACGTGCAAAAAGACGTCCTGGGCCTTTAA
- the LOC133504441 gene encoding von Willebrand factor A domain-containing protein 5A-like isoform X1, protein MRFLLRAAKLDDDTLILSRVAGAPEPITPSGQLRVSDECCVLLGCGKKTGVPTQARGEHANSTRSGVGIRTRVLRTARPTRSTFRRTQLKRWNPGSKYLVARFQREARSFPPLLFRVQSNTLENSTPRAEVPLMGIEAEVEVKDHVATAACTLRYENEEDKAIEAVFVFPLPADAAVCHFSAKMGRTEVVAEVKEKTQAREEYDDALSSGQRAFLLEESEQSPDIFSLSVGSLPPGESASIRLEYVVELAVEADGGLRFCLPAVLNPRYRPPGSEVAGVQVTSVPASLVPYSLSFSARVSSPRRVSKVDSDCSLEPLQYLNEEQTQALVKLSAGHKFDRDVELLIYYEDAHRPTAVVEAGKASAEPGTLMGDAVVMLSLYPEFPPEVTSSLATSGEFVFLLDRSGSMDCPLGGLNQSETRISSARDTLLLLLKSLPLGCYFNIYSFGSSFEHVFPKSREYTETTVEAALKKVEEMQANLGGTEILGPLKHIYGRPRVPGHPRRVFVFTDGEVTNTKEVTSLVKKHSASHRCFSFGIGQGASTALVDGLAKEGGGHAQFVAGADRMQTKVMQSLQFALQPAAEDVSLSWDLPEGTAVALLSPPLANIFHGQRAIVYAQLTGQSPAQPAARVTVKYILAGRPLQSELGFSVQPAEDRGLTVHRLGAQSLIRDLERKETAKDGEVKKKVVEVSIQSGVSSSFTAFVAIDKGGGGGAVRGPLLRRPIPIASLHCPTGVPVKGMKTKMKKGGKGLFMNALATAKMPIFGCSSVRPTVRNAEKPCEFRRATPGPRAAVGLPPKGVGPLGAEPASGGRAAPDRRAAGAGQAGRGERERLGHRPGAGLAPRVQVGRSSRVEASGREGRVVAAVPECVEYDGVRQCRKHSAGLQRAKRRPGPLRGPQTPTGLPPIGPLFAIPPSFHQVCLLSFSCITQSKYLH, encoded by the exons ATGCGGTTCCTCCTCCGAGCTGCCAAGTTGGATGATGACACGCTCATCCTCagcagggtcgcgggagcgccggagccaatCACACCGTCGGGGCAGTTGAGAGTGTCcgatgaatgttgcgtgttgttgggatgcgggaagaaaaccggagtgcccacgcaggcacggggagaacatgcgaactccacacgaagcggggtcgggattcgaacccgcgtcctcagaactgcgaggccaacacgaTCAACATTCCGCCGCAcccaattaaaaagatggaatccAGGAAGTAAATATTTGGTGGCGCGATTCCAACGCGAAGCGCGGAGTttcccccctctgctcttccgGGTCCAGTCGAACACTTTGGAGAATTCGACGCCGCGTGCGGAAG TTCCCCTGATGGGCATCGAAGCGGAGGTGGAGGTGAAGGACCACGTGGCCACCGCGGCCTGCACGCTGCGCTACGAGAACGAGGAGGACAAAGCCATCGAAGCGGTTTTTGTCTTCCCTCTGCCCGCCGACGCCGCCGTCTGCCACTTCAGCGCCAAGATGGGCCGAACCGAAGTTGTCGCCGAGGTGAAGGAGAAAACGCAG GCCCGGGAGGAGTACGACGACGCGCTGAGCTCCGGCCAGCGGGCCTTTCTGCTGGAGGAGAGCGAGCAGAGCCCGGATATCTTCTCTCTGAGCGTGGGCAGCCTCCCCCCGGGCGAGAGCGCCTCCATCAGGCTGGAGTACGTCGTCGAGCTGGCCGTGGAAGCCGACGGCGGCCTGAGATTTTGTCTGCCCGCGGTGCTCAACCCTCGCTACCGACCTCCAG GAAGTGAAGTCGCCGGCGTCCAGGTGACGTCCGTTCCCGCCTCCCTCGTGCCCTACAGTCTGTCCTTCTCCGCCCGGGTGTCGTCCCCCCGTCGGGTCTCCAAAGTGGACTCCGACTGTTCCCTGGAGCCCCTGCAGTACCTCAACGAGGAGCAAACCCAGGCGCTC GTGAAACTCTCTGCAGGACACAAGTTTGACAGGGACGTGGAGCTGCTGATTTACTACGAGGACGCTCACCGGCCGACTGCCGTGGTGGAGGCGGGAAAGGCGTCCGCCGAGCCCG GCACGCTGATGGGGGACGCGGTCGTCATGCTGAGTCTGTACCCCGAGTTCCCCCCGGAAGTCACGTCTTCGCTCGCCACGAGCGGGGAGTTCGTCTTCCTGCTGGACCGGTCCGGAAGTATGGATTGTCCTCTCGGTGGACTTAATCAGAGCGAGACCCGCATCAGCAGCGCCAGG GACACTTTGCTGCTTCTTCTGAAAAGTTTGCCACTGGGCTGCTACTTCAACATTTACAGTTTCGGGTCTTCCTTCGAGCACGTCTTCCC TAAAAGTAGGGAGTACACCGAGACGACGGTGGaagcggctctgaagaaagtCGAGGAAATGCAGGCCAACCTGGGGGGGACGGAGATCCTCGGACCCCTCAAGCACATTTACGGGCGGCCTCGCGTTCCCGGTCATCCGCGGCGA GTCTTTGTTTTCACCGACGGCGAAGTGACAAACACCAAAGAGGTCACGAGCTTGGTGAAGAAGCATTCGGCTTCCCACAG GTGTTTCTCTTTCGGGATCGGACAAGGCGCCAGCACGGCTCTCGTCGACGGTTTGGCGAAGGAGGGAGGAGGCCACGCGCAGTTCGTCGCCGGCGCCGACAGGATGCAAACAAAG GTGATGCAGTCGCTGCAGTTTGCCCTGCAGCCGGCGGCGGAGGACGTCTCGCTCTCGTGGGATTTGCCCGAGGGGACGGCCGTGGCGCTTCTGTCGCCGCCGCTGGCGAATATTTTCCACGGTCAACGCGCCATCGTTTACGCTCAACTCACTGGACAG agtCCGGCGCAGCCCGCCGCCCGCGTGACTGTCAAGTACATCCTGGCGGGCCGACCTTTGCAGAGCGAGCTCGGCTTCAGCGTGCAACCCGCGGAGGACCGAGG attAACAGTCCACAGGCTGGGCGCTCAAAGTCTGATTCGCGATCTGGAGCGCAAGGAGACGGCGAAGGATGGagaagtgaagaaaaaggtGGTGGAAGTCAGCATCCAATCGGGAGTGAGCAGCTCCTTCACCGCCTTCGTTGCCATCGAcaaaggcggcggcgggggcgccGTTCGAGGCCCGCTGTTGCGCAGGCCAATTCCGATCGCCA gtcTTCATTGTCCCACGGGAGTTCCAGTCAAAG gaatgaagacaaaaatgaagaaaggaGGGAAAGGTCTGTTTATGAACGCACTTGCAACGGCGAAAATGCCCATCTTCGGGTGTTCGTCCGTTCGGCCCACTGTGCGCAACGCTGAAAAGCCTTGTGAGTT CCGTCGGGCCACCCCCGGACCCCGTGCTGCAGTTGGTCTCCCTCCAAAAGGCGTCGGGCCACTGGGAGCAGAACCCGCCTCTGGCGGCCGCGCTGCACCGGACCGCCGAGCGGCTGGAGCGGGCCAAGCCGGCCGAG GTGAGCGGGAACGTTTGGGCCACCGTCCTGGCGCTGGTCTGGCTCCACGGGTTCAAGTCGGGCGCTCGAGTCGAGTGGAAGCTTCTGGCCGGGAAGGCCGTGTCGTGGCTGCTGTCCCggaatg tgTCGAATATGACGGAGTGCGTCAGTGCCGCAAACACTCTGCTGGGCTGCAACGTGCAAAAAGACGTCCTGGGCCTTTAAGGGGGCCCCAAACGCCGACGGGCCTTCCGCCGATTGGCCCCCTTTTTGCCATTCCTCCATCTTTTCATCAAGTGTGCCTTTTATCGTTTTCCTGTATAACGCagtcaaaatatttacattga